A window of Polynucleobacter sp. KF022 genomic DNA:
TCTGAAAGTAGTAAATCACGTGAGATTCGGTGGAGTACATGGGGTTTTGGGAGAGTGTGTTGCTGCCCATAAAGCTTGTATTGCTAGTGTAGATGGTTGCCATCCCGGCTAACTCTAAACGCCAAGGCCCAATCGCTTGGGATGCGCCGATGCCCGGTTGAATGACAGAGCGATTTGCACCCACATTCAGCATTTGATCGCTGTTGTACTTTCCCCAGGGTATGGACGCTGCAAGACTGGCACCAATAATGAGATCTTGTTGATAGTTTTTGAATTCATCTAGCGAAAGCGCTGGTGCACCATATAAATTGGCTGAGACTTTTACAACAGGATCCGACAAACCTTCCGCAGAAGCATTCATGCTCTGAGACCCAATGCTGCCGCTTCCTGTCAGTTGAGCATAAGGAAGTAGGAGGCTGATTCTGCCGGACTGCCCAAAGACATCAACGATACGTGTGACATTGATCGCTTCAGTGGTTAGCTTATAAGAGCCACTTTTAGCCTGGGCGATCCCGCCAGTAATAAAGTTAATGCCAATCGGCGCATTGGAATACATGCGCGCTTCAATTTCTTGAGCGTTAACTTGTTGGCAACATATTGCTAACAAGCAAAACCAAAAAATTCTCACAGGGTAATTATTTTTTAGAGCCAAATAAGATGGCTAGTGTTGCGGTATTGCCCAGGGCTTGATTGACACCCATAAAAATCAAGTAGGGCCAGACGATAAGCCAATAAAGGATGGACATCGCAAAGATTCTTAAGGGCTCCCCATTTCCAAATGCTCTCATGGAAGAAATAAATTCTTTGCCATGGATTAAGCCATCAATCCCCGCTTCAATAAAGTTCAAGGCAAGAACGAAAAGAAGATAGACAATTGATTCGAACAAGAGAGAGTTCACAATTCCATGTTCTTTATTGATTTTGATTGGATAGGCCGCCTGTGCAATCAACATAAATTTTGCTGAGATACCAGCCTTAATGAGCGCAAACCCAAAGATCGATAACGGGATAGGTCGCTCCTCAAGAGCGGTCGCCGCAACAAAAGTAATCGCACAGAACCAGGCGCCAAAATAAAGCGTTAAGCCAAAGGCTTTTTTAGCCTCATCCTTGAGTTTTTCTTTCAAGCTGTGATGGTTTGGCTGCCCAACAGTAGTGTTCGTCATTAAAAATATTCAATCAGAAAAATTGGATGGGCTATTCACCACAAGTAGCGCAAGAGCCTGCGACTTCTGCTGGGGCAGGGTCTTGTGTGTAGCGTGCAATAAAGGCATGCTTGCTCGACATCGGTATTTTGAGCCATACAAAGTGACCCGACCCCGGGGCTACATCAATCGATTCGCCATTCATATTCCACATT
This region includes:
- a CDS encoding transporter, coding for MRIFWFCLLAICCQQVNAQEIEARMYSNAPIGINFITGGIAQAKSGSYKLTTEAINVTRIVDVFGQSGRISLLLPYAQLTGSGSIGSQSMNASAEGLSDPVVKVSANLYGAPALSLDEFKNYQQDLIIGASLAASIPWGKYNSDQMLNVGANRSVIQPGIGASQAIGPWRLELAGMATIYTSNTSFMGSNTLSQNPMYSTESHVIYYFQNTAWISADATYYMGGQSYVNGMPVSGSQENWRFGSTLSYPINKHNSIRLTGSTGIYSRTNNSYDAIGISWQYRWGGGL